CGCCCACGTTGAGGTAGCTGCGCGCATCAGTAAACGACGCCTGAAACTCGCCGCCGCCCTGCACCCGCAGTATCCGCCCGGCCAGCAGTCCCTGGTAGTGGAGCGCCACCCGCCCGCCGCCGCCCAGGATAGCATCGCGCTCCCAGTCAACCAGATACGGCGTTTGTACGCTGGTGCTGCGGCCATAAAGCGTGGCCGTGCTGCGCCACCTGTCCGAAAGCCGGTACTCGTGCGTGAAACCCAGCAAGCCGGTCTGCGAAGCGTAGCTAGCCTGCTGCGCCACCGTGCCGGGGCTGGCCGCCGTGCCCGGCCGCGCCAGGCGCGGGTCCTGCTCGTACTGGGCGCGGGTGAGACCGCCCGGCAGCTGATAGTAGAGGTCGGTATACAGCGCGTGCACGGCCAGCGTCTGCCGGTCGGTGGGTGAGGTTTGGCCATCCAGGGCAAACACATCGCGGCGCAGCGCGCTTTGCTCGCGGTAGCCGTGCAGCTGCTGATGCGCGTACTGGGCGCGGAAATAGTCGCCGTTGGCTTTGCTGGTTTCTACCGCCGCCGTGAAGCGCCGCAGCCCGAACGACCCCACCGAGTAGCCCACCTGGGCGCGGCCCTGGCTAGCCTGCCCCAGCAGTGGCCGGCGGTTTTCGAGGCGCACCACGCCGCCCGTGCCGGCCCCGTACACGCTGCCGGCCGGCCCCTTCAGCACCTCAATGCGCCCAATTTGGGCCGGGTCCAGAATGTTGAGCGGGCTCGTGCCATTGGCCTCCGTAAAGGGAATGTCGAAGTAGTACATTTTGACGTTGCGCACGCCGAAGGGCGACCGTAGCGTGCTGCCTCGCACGCTGAGGCGGTAGCTGCCGGTAGCCCGCTCCTCCAGCCGCACGCCCGGCAGCGTATTCACCGCCGAGGCCAGCGAACTCTCATTGAAGCGCTGAATAATCGTGTTGTCGATGACGCCCACGCCGGCCGCCGTGCGGCGCAGCGGCAGCCGCTGGCCGTAGCCCACCACCGTGGCGGCGGGCAGGGCGCGGGCAGTAAGCGTATCGGGGGGGCTGGAGGCCTGTTGCGCCACTAGGCGCAGGGCCGGCATTAGCAATAAGACTAGCAGCAGGTAACGTGGCAGCATGAAAACGTGGCGAGGTTGCTAGGCCAAACGGCCAAGGTAGGAGTGGGGTTCGCGTTGGCGCCGATTGAGCACTCACAAGGCTAGCTTAGCTCATGCTCTGCCTCGATTGCAGTCGGCCCCTTATTCCTGCTTAACGACAGGCGGTACCTCAAACGTGATAAGCTGCTGCTTACTAGCAAGGTTGATTGCTTTCGCAAAGGGGTTATCGCAGATGAAAACATCGCCCATATATGGCGAATACCTCCTTCCCAAGCCTAAGTGGCCACAGAATCGGCCGGTAGTTTTGGGGGCTTTTGGTAGGGTACTATCCATATCACTTATTGAAAGAATAACCGGGCTGCTAGCCGCTGGTTTTTCAGCTGCCGCCGACCGAAAGTGGCGTAGAGCGGTTCCATAGCCGGTCCTGTTCGGCTCGGTGAAGACCTGCGCCGCCTGCTGGCGCACCTGCGTTTTCTAGCGGCTGGGTTGTTCCACCGGTACTGGGTAGCGTGTGGCCAACCCGGCCAGTGGGTGCCGTGCCGTCAGGGTGACTAACGCAACTTCTGCGTTGCACTCAGCAGGGCGGCGGCGACGGGGGCATTTTGGGTGGCGCTGCCTAAGCTAGCCGCCAGAAGCAGTTCAAACTTTTGGAAATTCTATCCTTGGGCTAGCCCCGGCACAACCCTGCGGGGCAAAAATCGGTTAGCCTACCCTAACCCTGCTAATTTTCATTTCCACATGGACTCTACTAAAAATACCCTCTACACGGCTGATGCGACGGCCGTGGGTGGCCGCAGCGGCCACGTGCGCTCCGCCACTGGTATTATTGACCTCGATATGTCGGTGCCCGAAGGCCTCGGCGGCAAAAAAGGCGCTACCAATCCCGAAGAATTATTCGCGGCCGGCTATTCGTCGTGCTTTCAGCAGGCGCTGCTCGTTATTGCGCAGCGTAATAATGATAAACTCGACCCCGGCACCGAGGTAAAATGCTCGGTAACACTGTTTCAGGAGGGTGAAGGCTACGGTCTGAGCGCCGTGCTCGATGTAGACCTGAAGTCTTTTGACCGCGACAAAACTATCGAAATGGTGCGTCAGGCCCATAAAATCTGCCCCTATTCGGTAGGCACGCGCGGCAACATGGAGGTGGAGCTAAGGGTCCAAGGCCAAGCCGTGCCCGTGCAGGCCGAAGAAAATGCCGGGGTAGCCGAAGGCAAGTAAAACGCTCGGTAGCTAGCTACACTTAGTCGAAAGGGCTCATCTGCCAAGCAGGTGGGCCTTTTGCTGGGTACCATAAGCTGGGGCCACCCTGCCTCATACTTCTATTGCCTTGTGCCGCTTGTCATTGGCGGCAGAGCCACCAGGCCGGCCGCCAGCTTAGGCGCCCGCACCTTTTGCGTAGCAGCATGCGTAAGAAGCCCATTACCTTTGGGCTAGCTGCCACTAGCGGCTTTTGCTTATCAATGATGAAAAAAATACTCCTAGTAGTAGGCGCTGCCGCCGCGCTCGCCTCGTGCCGCGAAGCCGGTACCGCCGTTCAGAGCCATCCCTCGGCCTCGGGCACCGCCGATGCCAAAGTGCTGCGCTTCGACACCACTTTTCTAAAAACGGGCACCACCCGCACCTATCCGCATACTTATACCGGCAAAATGCTGGTAGGCCAGACCAAGAAAGTGGCTGTGCCCGTGCAAATTAACTGGACAACGGTGGAGCAGGCGGGCTGCCCGCAGGTAGCCGCCGTGCAAGTATATCAGCTCAATGGCAGCGACCGCCGCACCAGCCTGACGGCCAAAGCTATGCGCGATGCCGTGTGCAAGCCGGGCCAGCAGCCGGCCGGGGCTGTTCGCCCCGGTAGCAATGCTTCGGCCTACACCGGGGCTGCTTACCTCAAATTAATTGGCGAGGCCCGCGAAATTCACCGCACTACCTCCGTCACATTCACGCTCAACGGGTTAGGCTACCACGATACCCTCGATGGCGACTCGGCCACTACCAGCAGCGTGCAGTAAAAAACGAGGGCTGCCAAATGCAAAAAGCCCCGGCTGCCAAGCTAGCCGGGGCTTTTTGCGTTGATATTATTGCTGTTAATTCAGGTAGATGCGGTGCGTGAGCTCGAAGCGGTGGGGTGCGAAGGCATTGTAGTAGGGCGCCGGGCCATCGAAAGTGAGCACGTGCACCAGCGGAATGCCTTCGAGGCGGCTTTCAACCACGCGCACGGGGTATACCTCGCCCACCGCTGGCCAGTCGCCGCCGTGGTTGGCCGGCCGGTTGTCGGCATCGACGCAGCGGGCATAATCGAGGTAGGGGGCCGCCGTTGTGGCTTCGGCCAGGGTGTAGCTAGCAACTTCCATAGGGCAAAGGGATGAGGAGCAAATAAATACGAAGTAACGCCGCAAAATGTTGGCCCGTGGCCAGCTTGCGAATAGCAGCCCTAACACGCGCACCGAGTCAGAAGTTTAAGCTTGCCCGGTTTTTGCCAGCGGCAAGGCTAGCGCGCTTCTTAGTTGGCGGGCCGGGGCAGGGCGTACTGCTTGCGGTCGAGCACCACGTAGCCACTCTGCCAATACCGCCCCAGGTGGCGCGGCGAAAGGCTGCCTGCGCCGGGCACCAGATTACTGATAGCTAGCCGTAGCACGTGGCCGTTGAGCCAGTATTCTTCCAGAATAACCTTGCTGCTGGTTTTAATATAATAATGCTCCTGCACGCGGCCATTGCGGCGGTAGCGCGTCACGTGCCGCCACTGTAGCCGAGTCGTGGTGGCTGCTCCTGCGGTGGCTACTATGTCTACCACGCCGCGCACCACCTGCCGCCGGAGGCGCTGCGTATGCATGTCGGTGCTAAAGTAAGCGCTCCGGGCCTGCACTTGCTGCCGCAGCTGCGTGGCTTGCCGCAGCAGCGTGTCGCGCGCGGCAAGGGCTTGGGCGGGGTC
The genomic region above belongs to Hymenobacter sp. BRD128 and contains:
- a CDS encoding TonB-dependent receptor, producing MLPRYLLLVLLLMPALRLVAQQASSPPDTLTARALPAATVVGYGQRLPLRRTAAGVGVIDNTIIQRFNESSLASAVNTLPGVRLEERATGSYRLSVRGSTLRSPFGVRNVKMYYFDIPFTEANGTSPLNILDPAQIGRIEVLKGPAGSVYGAGTGGVVRLENRRPLLGQASQGRAQVGYSVGSFGLRRFTAAVETSKANGDYFRAQYAHQQLHGYREQSALRRDVFALDGQTSPTDRQTLAVHALYTDLYYQLPGGLTRAQYEQDPRLARPGTAASPGTVAQQASYASQTGLLGFTHEYRLSDRWRSTATLYGRSTSVQTPYLVDWERDAILGGGGRVALHYQGLLAGRILRVQGGGEFQASFTDARSYLNVGGAPTTLRYNDEIRTRTGFVFAQADYELPAGFLLTAGASYNRLRYQIARISSAATNPTGYGVARDFQPQVLPRLALLKEITPQLSAYASVSTGFSPPTEAELRPSDGTISQDLQAERGTSYEVGGRGTLLHERLTFDVAVFDFELRNTIVSRSNAQGIQLFANAGDTHQRGAEVAASYQLWQQVAPMPGGPGMGQTTRAGLRLWASYAYNYFRFGSYESAAGQQYGGNQLTGTAPHTLSAGLDFTQRLGFYLSPTVGHQATLPLTDANTDYAAGYWVFGSRAGWRRTLAGRLEVDFYGGIENATDRRYSLGNDLNAFGGKYFQPAPGRNYYGGALLGWRW
- a CDS encoding organic hydroperoxide resistance protein — protein: MDSTKNTLYTADATAVGGRSGHVRSATGIIDLDMSVPEGLGGKKGATNPEELFAAGYSSCFQQALLVIAQRNNDKLDPGTEVKCSVTLFQEGEGYGLSAVLDVDLKSFDRDKTIEMVRQAHKICPYSVGTRGNMEVELRVQGQAVPVQAEENAGVAEGK